GCCGAATATCAACTGTGCCAAAACGGAATAAAAAGCATAATTATCTTCTCCTCCCACGGTCCTCATTAGGGGATTAATGATGACCTGTAACATCGCCATGCCAATACCTATAGTAAAAAGCGAGAATAATGCCATAGCGTACACAGGATAAACAGCTATTGCCAAAGAGCCTATCAGATTCAGGCAAAAAGCAATAAGCATTGCTCTTTTCTCTCCAACTCTTTCAATAAGTGCTCCAGATGGTATCGACGCAATACCATAAGCCAGAAAGAAAGAAAAGGGCAAAAAAGCAGCCATGGTTAAACTTAACTGATAAGTTTCTATCACTATAGGCATTAAAGGTCCCATAATATTGGTTACGAAAGATATGACGAACCATATTAATAGAATAATCAAGACTAAAAATTTACTTCTGTACATTTTAAATATGTTCTAATTGGTTTTTAAGTTTAGAAAACACATTGGCAACACAGCCTAACATACCGGCATTATTGCCCAATTGTGCTCTTACAATTTGAGTATTCGAAATAGTTGCTGGCATAGCCAATTTTGCAACCCTGTTTCTAATTTCATTGATATAGAATTCTCCCGCCTCGGAAATGCCACCGCCAATAATTACTTTTTGGGGACTAAAAACGTTGATAAACCCTGTAATTCCGGCTGCCAAATAATCAAAGTGCAGATTCAGTGCTTTTTCTGCTTGCTCTTCTCCTGACAAGTATGACTCTACAATTCTTTTTCCGTTCACTTTCTCTCCTTTTAGATCGAAATAATCATCTATCAGGGCAGAAGTTGAGGCATAAGCTTCCAGGCAACCCTTACTTCCACATGAACAGGTTTTTCCATTAAAATTGATGATTACATGTCCCATTTCGGCCCCCTGGTTTTGGTAACCGCCATATAATTCATTATTTACAATCAGGCTTCCACCAATACCAGTTCCTATAGTCAAGAAAACAGCATCGGTAGCATTTCTCCCGGCACCATAGTTTTTCTCACCCCACGCCATCATATTAGCATCATTATCTACAACTACCAGTAAACCTGTCGATTTGGAAATTACATCCCCTAAAGGATAATTTATAAAGCCAGGTAAATTGTCGGCACCACCTATTACAATATTATTGTTTACAATTCCGGGGAAACCTATGCCGACACCGAGAATATGATTTGCACTTTTATTGATACATTTGCGTATAGCCGCATTAATCAATGTCACTACATCATCCGCTGTTTCAATATTCGCAAGCGGCATTAAAAAAGAATAAATAACCTTTCCTTTATAATCCACCAATCCACATTTCAGGGAAGACCCTCCAACATCAATCCCTATCGAATAAAAATCTTTCACTAAGTACATATTTGAAAATCAAAAATATCAAACCTGTACTCCGGAGACTTTTAATCTTATCTAATTCTGTTTAGATTTTGATTCGTGTTGCATTTAAATCGCATAAAAACTACTCACCATCGGCTTTTTTTGCCAAATATTCGGTTGGCATACAATCATAATATTGTTTAAATGCTGTAGAGAAATAAGACGGAGAATTAAACCCACACATGTAAGCTACCTGAGCAACTGTATACTGTTTGGATACCAAAAGCTCTACAGCTTTTTTAAAACGGATACGTTTAATAAAGTCTGTTGCAGATTCTCCGGTAATAGCTTTTAGTTTCAGATACAGGTTAGATCTGCTCATGCCAACTTCCCGGCTAAACTTATCAACCGAAAAATCAGAATCGCTAAGATGTTTCTCTATTGTAACTATGGCCTGTCTTAAAAATTCTTCATCTAAGGTGTTAAAAGCAATATTCTCCGGAACGATTTCCTTCGATTCGGAATAAAACTCTTTCAGCCTTCTTCTCGATTTTAGTATACTCTGAACTTTTGCAGTCAGCAAACTCATAGAAAAAGGCTTTGTTACGTAATCATCCGCCCCTGCTTCCAATCCTTTAATCTGATGCTGAGTTTCGTTCTTAGCAGTTAACAATATCACGGGGATATGACATGTATTGATATTCTGTTTTATCTTTTTACAAAGCTGAATACCATCAATTTCCGGCATCATCACATCCGAAATAATCAGATCGAAACTATCGTTTTCCAGAATATCAAGTGCCTGCTTGCCATTATATGCTACAGCAACCTGATACTTATTTAAATGCGAGCTTAAAAAATCAACTATTTCATAGTTGTCATCAACCACCAGAAGTTTTTCTTTTTGTTCCTGTCGTTGCTCTGTTTCTAAATCTCCATCCAGTTCGATATCTTCCTGATCGACGGTATTTTCGACAACCAGACTAAACTCTTCGGCACTGTAACTATCAACTGTATCGCTGTCAACAATCGGTATATTTACGGCAAAAACAGCCCCTTCCCCTTTCTTACTATTCAACTCGATATACCCGCCATGTAATTCTACCAGCTTTTTAGTGAAAGCTAAACCTACGCCAGATCCTAAATTCATTTCCTGATTGTCGACCTGATAAAATCTATTGAAAACGCTCTGCTGCTCATTGATATCTATTCCAATACCTGTATCGGAAACTGTAATTTGTATTTCCTGAGCATTTTTAGAGAGATTTATTTCTATAACACCTCCTTTAGGCGTGTATTTAAAGGCATTAGAAAGCAGATTAAAACAAATTTTCTCTATGGCATCCTTGTCAAATGAAATAGGTAGACGGCTTTCGGTTGATTTAAAACTATATTTAATTCCATTTTTTTCGGATAAGACAACAAAAGAGCTATACACATCATGAATAAAACTTACGATATCTCCCTTAGCTAATTTCAGTTTTCTTGTTCCCGCTTCTGTTTTTCTAAATTCCAACAGCTGATCCACGAGATTCAGTAACCGCTTTGTATTCAGTAAAATCAACTCATGGTATTTCTTGGTAGTTCTTTCGGACAATTTATTGGCCATCAGCTCTTCTAGAGGCGCAATCATTAAAGTTAGCGGCGTTCTAAATTCATGGGAAATATTGGTAAAGAAATCGGTCTTCATTTTATTAATCGAATCCATTTTTTCTCTTTCCATCCGCTCCAGATTAAGCTTATTGGTAGTATACTCCCTTTGCAACCTTTCCATTTTCAATTGGTGTAAGGTTCTCATTCTTTCACTTACGATGGAATATGCCGCATAAATCCCACCGATACAACAGGCAGTTATAATCAGAAAAAACCAGTTGCTTTTCCACCAGGGAGGTAATATCTTAATTTTAAGCGTTCTTTCCTTACTGGATTCTCCCAAAGGCCCAACAGCTTTAACCTTAAAAATATAATTACCGGCTTTCAGGTTGGTATACGTCACTTTTGTAATGGCGGTAACTTCCTGCCATTCGTGGTCAAATCCTTCTAACTGATAGAGATATTTAATTTTATTTGGAGATATATAATTGAAAGTATTGAAGCTTATGGTAAACTGTTTGTGATCATGGTTTAATTTTAACGTCTCCTGTTTGTCAATATGCTGATTAAGAATATCATGGGCATCTCCTACAAAAACAGGTCTGTTTAACACTTCCATACCTGTAAAAGTGAGATCCAGCTTCATCTTCTTCGGAGTTACGTCTTTTGGATAGAAATAGGTCAATCCGTTAATTCCTCCAAATAACAACATCCCATCAGAAGTTTTACTTACTGCCGACAGGTTAAACTGATTGTTCTGCAAACCATCTTTGATATCAAACAGTTGAAAGAGGTTTTTATCCGGATTAAACTTTAGCAGATTTCGGGATAATGATAGCCAAATGTTTCCATCGTCATCACATGTAATCCCATAAACAATTCCTTTTATGATGTTTTTTTGATCTTTATAAACAGCAAATTTTTTACTTTTATCATTATACAGATTTAGCCCATCCCTAGTTGCTACCCATATCCTGCCTTTTTTATCTTCAACTATAGACGTTACAACATCATTACTTAATTTATCTCCCATAAAAGTTTCAAAAAGCATTTGATCCGGATATAAAATATTTACACCATTGGTGGTTCCTATCCAAATTCTTCCTTTACTATCTTCTTCTAAAGTTGTTATTTCATCAGACGAAAGTCTGGTCCCTCTTTTGTCCAGATAGATGTGTGAAAAGCTTTTTGTCACTTCGTTAAAGCGATCTAGCCCAGAGCGGGTCCCTACCCAAATATTGCCCTGTTTATCTCTTAATAACGCATAAACCATATCTCCCGCAATAGAAGCTCCATCATCAGCTTTATGCCTAAAAATGAGCGTCCTTCCTGTATTGGGATCAAAATAGCTTAGTCCGGCATTGTGTGTTCCTATTAAAACGTGTCCAAAGCGATCAAATTCAATAGCTTTGATATTATTCGATGCCAGTGAGTTTACATCAGATTCGCTGTGGGAATAATACTTAATTATGCCTTTTTTTCTATCCCAAAAGTTCAGGCCTTTATCATTAGTTCCAATCCATATATTTTTATTTGGATCTTCTTTTATGACATTAACGACATGATCATTCAGAGATAAATTGCCTGTATTTCTGTTTAGAAAGCTAAATCTTACATCGTCATTATGGTAATAAGATACACCCCCGTAAAAGGTTCCCATCCACATCCCATTCTGCTTATCCCGATAAATGTATCGTACAGAGTTTTGACTTAATGTGTAGGGAACGGATGATTGATGAAAGTAATTCTGTATTGTACCATCTTGTAGATTCATTATGGATAATCCTTTAAAAGTTCCTATCCACAAGTTGCCAAATTCATCCCGTTCTACACTCCTGACATCATTGTCTGCGATACTTTTTGAGGGCTCTCCGGCTGTATGCAGGTATTGTTTAACAGATTTTCCGACTCTGTCATATTGGAACAGCCCTTTTCCCTCTGTGCCCGCCCATACAAATTGTTTGTCAACAAAAATGTAGTTCACCTTTGATTTATTGTTTATGCCAAATCTGGATATTTTTTTAGAGACAGGGTTAAACTGGAAGACACCAATATCTGTCCCCAAAAGGAATTGGTTATCTAGCCGTGCAATATTCCAAATGTTATTGATACCGACATTATAGGTTTGTAAATCTATTAAATGAAAACTATCTGCTTTTTTATTATAGACATAAAGTTCTCCGCTACTTGTAGCCAGCCATATATCGCCATTTTCAGTATGATTGATAGAAGTGACAAACCATTCTCCGGACTTTACTTTTAAGCGATAATTCTTAAAAGATTCTGTTACGTAATCAAAAGAACTTATTCCTTTATTTCCGCCTATCCACAACACCCCTTTATGATCTATAAAAAGGCTCCGGATATACGAAGACTCAATAGATTTTTGATCTTTTTTAATTGGCCGATAGACCTGAAAAGAACCTCCGTCATATCTGTTCAATCCATCCTGCGTCCCCATCCATACAAAGCCCAGGCTATCTTGAACTATGGAATAAACCGTACTTTGCGATAATCCCTCTTCTATGGATATCGTTCTAAACTGCTTTCTGGCCTCGTACTTTAATTGCGCAAAAAGCAATGCAGAAGACATTGCACAAAATAAAAAAATTGATGTACTTACAGTTCTCTTTAAAATTTTCATTCTATTCAGCATCTATCTATAGCTTTTTGCACAATTTTATTTATTCAATTAGTTTCCAATATCTTGCGAAACAACCGCCGGTAACGTGTCTATTACCTCTTGTTTTATTCCATTTTCTATCAGTACAGAGCTTGATGCATTGTTTATCTTAACAGCTTTTCCTGCTACATTTAATGCATTATTACCGTAACTAAATGCGGCTTTCTGATCTGAAGATAAAATAGACAAACTTGCAGCTTCTTTTGTGTCCAGGTTAGCAGAAATTGTCCATTCGCCCACTTGTATTTTCTGCACACCTTTATTTATTCCGAGGTTTTTTAGCGGTTTAAGTGCTTTATCCTGCACTTGAAGTATCATTAGAAAACGTTGTTTATTTTTGTTAGAAGAACTGATACCTGCATGCCACTGCTCACTAAACTGGATGATATTACCTTCATCATCCGTTTTTCCTTTCCAGTTCTTTGCTGGATAATTGTATTTATCATGTACAGAAATAGTGCTATTACTGCTTGAAAAAACAGTCGCGTTAGATTTCACAAAATCTGCTTCCAATTCGAATACTTTTGCATTTCCAATATTTGCAGCCCCTTCTTTCATTAGATATGGACTATGCATTTGAGTTGTCCATTGAATAGGTTTTACTGCTTCTAGTTCATCATAAACCACCACATAATTACTATCCAGCTGCAAAACATGACGTCTAAACTGCTTTACTCCGGCATCTCCGTAACCGCTTTTTTTATCGGCTTTTAATCCTATTTGCGTAAATCTATCTAACCAAAATGCCGTAGTTAAATTTCCATATGCATTTGAAGCATCTCCTAAAGCATATTGAATGCGGTTTCCTGTCATAAATCTTGAAATCCATCCATATCCATCTTCTCCTAATCGCTGACTTAAACTGTCTGCTAAAATGGTACAATGTCCTCTGGACGAGCGATAATCTAATAAGTTATGTGC
This genomic interval from Pseudopedobacter saltans DSM 12145 contains the following:
- a CDS encoding ROK family protein, translating into MYLVKDFYSIGIDVGGSSLKCGLVDYKGKVIYSFLMPLANIETADDVVTLINAAIRKCINKSANHILGVGIGFPGIVNNNIVIGGADNLPGFINYPLGDVISKSTGLLVVVDNDANMMAWGEKNYGAGRNATDAVFLTIGTGIGGSLIVNNELYGGYQNQGAEMGHVIINFNGKTCSCGSKGCLEAYASTSALIDDYFDLKGEKVNGKRIVESYLSGEEQAEKALNLHFDYLAAGITGFINVFSPQKVIIGGGISEAGEFYINEIRNRVAKLAMPATISNTQIVRAQLGNNAGMLGCVANVFSKLKNQLEHI
- a CDS encoding hybrid sensor histidine kinase/response regulator transcription factor, producing the protein MKILKRTVSTSIFLFCAMSSALLFAQLKYEARKQFRTISIEEGLSQSTVYSIVQDSLGFVWMGTQDGLNRYDGGSFQVYRPIKKDQKSIESSYIRSLFIDHKGVLWIGGNKGISSFDYVTESFKNYRLKVKSGEWFVTSINHTENGDIWLATSSGELYVYNKKADSFHLIDLQTYNVGINNIWNIARLDNQFLLGTDIGVFQFNPVSKKISRFGINNKSKVNYIFVDKQFVWAGTEGKGLFQYDRVGKSVKQYLHTAGEPSKSIADNDVRSVERDEFGNLWIGTFKGLSIMNLQDGTIQNYFHQSSVPYTLSQNSVRYIYRDKQNGMWMGTFYGGVSYYHNDDVRFSFLNRNTGNLSLNDHVVNVIKEDPNKNIWIGTNDKGLNFWDRKKGIIKYYSHSESDVNSLASNNIKAIEFDRFGHVLIGTHNAGLSYFDPNTGRTLIFRHKADDGASIAGDMVYALLRDKQGNIWVGTRSGLDRFNEVTKSFSHIYLDKRGTRLSSDEITTLEEDSKGRIWIGTTNGVNILYPDQMLFETFMGDKLSNDVVTSIVEDKKGRIWVATRDGLNLYNDKSKKFAVYKDQKNIIKGIVYGITCDDDGNIWLSLSRNLLKFNPDKNLFQLFDIKDGLQNNQFNLSAVSKTSDGMLLFGGINGLTYFYPKDVTPKKMKLDLTFTGMEVLNRPVFVGDAHDILNQHIDKQETLKLNHDHKQFTISFNTFNYISPNKIKYLYQLEGFDHEWQEVTAITKVTYTNLKAGNYIFKVKAVGPLGESSKERTLKIKILPPWWKSNWFFLIITACCIGGIYAAYSIVSERMRTLHQLKMERLQREYTTNKLNLERMEREKMDSINKMKTDFFTNISHEFRTPLTLMIAPLEELMANKLSERTTKKYHELILLNTKRLLNLVDQLLEFRKTEAGTRKLKLAKGDIVSFIHDVYSSFVVLSEKNGIKYSFKSTESRLPISFDKDAIEKICFNLLSNAFKYTPKGGVIEINLSKNAQEIQITVSDTGIGIDINEQQSVFNRFYQVDNQEMNLGSGVGLAFTKKLVELHGGYIELNSKKGEGAVFAVNIPIVDSDTVDSYSAEEFSLVVENTVDQEDIELDGDLETEQRQEQKEKLLVVDDNYEIVDFLSSHLNKYQVAVAYNGKQALDILENDSFDLIISDVMMPEIDGIQLCKKIKQNINTCHIPVILLTAKNETQHQIKGLEAGADDYVTKPFSMSLLTAKVQSILKSRRRLKEFYSESKEIVPENIAFNTLDEEFLRQAIVTIEKHLSDSDFSVDKFSREVGMSRSNLYLKLKAITGESATDFIKRIRFKKAVELLVSKQYTVAQVAYMCGFNSPSYFSTAFKQYYDCMPTEYLAKKADGE